In Zygosaccharomyces rouxii strain CBS732 chromosome D complete sequence, one DNA window encodes the following:
- the PAC2 gene encoding Pac2p (similar to uniprot|P39937 Saccharomyces cerevisiae YER007W PAC2 Microtubule effector required for tubulin heterodimer formation binds alpha-tubulin required for normal microtubule function null mutant exhibits cold-sensitive microtubules and sensitivity to benomyl), whose product MVHKVNDRVQIDGKSCTIRFVGEIHRWPGSITYGVEWDDSKRGRNSGTIDDQEYFKTAVPNAGSFLKETKWSLLLDSGVSFYEALQEKYGKPKREKEDIYLGTKRVESFGFEKLTVEEQDLGKLQGLCLDHCKISCLESGRNKISNNYSNIFELDLSYNLLADVREICEFISHFRDLKFLDLSGNYFTKGWHSLDQYSFPAVTVLYLSNCRLDLNQLRQLLKIFPSVEILDASKNYLKDIDSTDVDFPISVGELILSGNSIRYLPPSLSRWNLHTLNLSHNAIENISNVPTTDLKNLDLSHNLIADWKTLDQLNIGFPELHSLRVNGNLFFENREDRLAQFYLVIARFNHLNILNGSLLSKKEREEARLFFVSQVSRGLVQYDKSCELWCRLYYQYAPRYEIEGIEESWLGSQILSLRVKQEETQTILNLTILSSYTVRNLKRIICQQLSMNILKITLSYFIAPSVLEEVSQDFTPVSDLNLTNGDILYVKRKQSEH is encoded by the coding sequence ATGGTTCATAAAGTAAATGATCGGGTACAGATAGATGGCAAATCCTGTACCATTCGATTTGTTGGCGAGATTCATAGGTGGCCTGGATCAATTACTTATGGTGTAGAATGGGATGATTCCAAACGAGGTAGGAACTCCGGTACGATTGATGATCAAGAGTATTTCAAGACAGCTGTGCCCAATGCTGGATCATTCTTAAAGGAAACCAAATGGTCCCTTCTATTAGACTCTGGTGTTTCCTTCTATGAAGCCCTACAAGAGAAATATGGCAAACCTAAGAGGGAGAAGGAAGACATTTACTTGGGAACGAAAAGAGTGGAAAGTTTTGGATTCGAAAAACTGACAGTAGAGGAGCAAGACTTGGGAAAGCTCCAGGGATTATGCCTTGATCACTGTAAAATCAGTTGCTTGGAAAGCGGCCGcaataaaatttcaaacaaCTACTCTAATATTTTCGAGTTGGATCTCTCGTACAATCTTTTAGCCGATGTCAGAGAAATATGTGAATTTATCAGTCATTTCCGAGACTTGAAATTCTTAGACTTATCCGGGAATTATTTTACCAAGGGATGGCATAGCTTGGATCAATATTCTTTCCCAGCTGTCACAGTACTCTATTTGTCCAATTGCCGCCTTGATCTAAATCAACTAAGGCAATTATTAAAAATCTTTCCCTCCGTGGAAATTCTCGATGCCAGCAAGAACTATTTAAAAGATATCGATAGCACTGACGTggattttccaatttcagTTGGGGAACTAATTCTTAGTGGTAACTCCATAAGGTACCTCCCACCCAGTTTGTCCCGTTGGAACCTACATACTTTGAACCTCTCTCATAATGCCATCGAAAATATTTCTAATGTTCCAACCActgatttgaaaaacctAGATTTATCACATAATTTAATAGCCGATTGGAAGACATTAGATCAGTTAAATATTGGTTTTCCAGAGCTTCATTCTCTCAGAGTGAATGGAAATCTTTTCTTCGAGAATAGAGAAGATCGCTTAGCtcaattttatttggtAATAGCACGATTCAACCATTTGAATATCTTAAATGGTTCATTACTATCAAAGAAGGAACGTGAGGAAGCAAGATTGTTTTTCGTTTCTCAAGTATCCCGGGGTTTAGTCCAATACGATAAAAGTTGCGAACTATGGTGCCGATTGTACTACCAATATGCTCCAAGATATGAAATCGAAGGCATTGAAGAATCCTGGTTGGGTTCTCAAATATTAAGTCTACGAGTGAAGCAAGAAGAGACACAAACgatattaaatttaacaatACTTTCGAGTTATACTGTAAGAAACTTGAAACGCATTATCTGCCAACAATTGAGCATGAACATCTTAAAAATTACATTATCCTATTTCATTGCTCCCTCTGTATTAGAGGAAGTCAGTCAAGATTTCACACCTGTCAGTGATTTGAATCTCACTAATGGTGATATTTTATATGTTAAAAGGAAGCAATCCGAACATTAA
- the TMA20 gene encoding translation machinery-associated protein 20 (similar to uniprot|P89886 Saccharomyces cerevisiae YER007C-A TMA20 Protein of unknown function that associates with ribosomes) produces the protein MFRKFAKEDVHSRSNVKSSVQRSLKSKLVSQYPKLEDVIDELIPKKSQVELIKCEDKIQLYSVDGEILFFQKFAELIPTLKLVHKFPDAYPTVQVDRGAIKFVLSGANIMCPGLTSPGASLPEAPGYEKDSVVVINAENKESALAIGKLMMSTEEIKSINKGHGVEMIHHLSDPLWHFNLD, from the exons ATGTTTAGAAA ATTCGCCAAGGAAGATGTCCACTCACGTTCCAACGTTAAATCTTCTGTGCAAAGAAGTCTTAAGAGTAAATTAGTGAGCCAATACCCCAAGTTGGAAGATGTTATTGATGAGTTGATCCCTAAAAAAAGTCAAGTGgaattgataaaatgtGAAGATAAAATCCAACTATATTCCGTGGATGGTGAAATTCtattcttccaaaaatttgCAGAGTTGATTCCCACGCTGAAACTTGTACATAAATTTCCAGATGCATATCCTACAGTTCAGGTTGATAGAGGAGCCATCAAATTTGTGTTATCCGGTGCCAACATCATGTGTCCAGGTCTAACTTCACCAGGTGCTTCACTTCCAGAGGCACCAGGTTATGAAAAGGACTCTGTGGTAGTCATTAATGCAGAAAATAAGGAAAGCGCTTTGGCTATTGGTAAACTTATGATGAGTactgaagaaattaaatcaATTAATAAGGGCCACGGTGTGGAAATGATCCACCATTTGAGCGATCCGCTATGGCATTTTAATTTAGATTAG